From the Desulfosarcina sp. BuS5 genome, one window contains:
- a CDS encoding ABC transporter ATP-binding protein: MKNSAPVLDIQNLSVGYKNIPVLNSVNLSFGKGIFISLLGPNGAGKTTLLKTLAGLLAPVRGRVLVNGKDIADFKRTELAGIIAVVLTEKVSPGLFSVVEFVAQGRYPHTDFFGRLQKKDLDVVSSALEMVNAADLADRQLGSLSDGERQKTYLARALAQEPEVIILDEPTMHLDLKHRMDVMSILRRMCQKKGITIIASLHDVDIASKISDCVALVKNGAVTGWGPPEKMLSGNAVADLYDFDDADFNPALGSIEIRGNGRRGKVFVAAGMGTGAVLYRLLAKKGFRIATGVLHTNDLDYYVAGSLGAECVVQAPMEPVSEDQFNMAAALVKQADFIIDTGFAAGDLNQRNIELFKYALVQSKRVITMRRQSNGLFEGFNCEELIKCFGETEILEKMELLL; encoded by the coding sequence ATGAAGAATAGCGCCCCTGTCCTTGATATTCAGAATCTGTCTGTTGGTTATAAAAATATTCCGGTTCTTAATTCGGTCAACCTGTCTTTTGGGAAAGGCATCTTTATTTCCCTTTTGGGACCTAATGGAGCCGGCAAGACCACCCTGCTTAAAACTCTGGCCGGCTTATTGGCCCCGGTGAGAGGAAGAGTCCTGGTAAACGGAAAAGATATTGCCGACTTCAAGAGAACCGAGCTGGCCGGAATCATAGCCGTGGTTCTGACGGAAAAAGTCTCACCCGGGCTTTTCAGTGTTGTTGAATTCGTTGCTCAGGGACGCTACCCGCATACGGATTTTTTCGGGAGGCTGCAAAAAAAAGATCTGGACGTGGTCAGTTCCGCCCTGGAGATGGTTAACGCCGCAGATCTTGCTGATCGGCAGTTGGGCAGCTTAAGTGACGGTGAGCGCCAAAAAACATATCTTGCCAGGGCGCTGGCCCAGGAGCCTGAGGTGATAATTCTCGATGAACCGACCATGCATCTCGATTTAAAGCACCGTATGGATGTGATGAGTATCCTGCGAAGAATGTGCCAAAAAAAAGGGATTACGATTATTGCCTCACTGCATGATGTCGATATTGCTTCCAAGATTTCGGATTGTGTGGCCCTGGTAAAAAACGGAGCTGTAACAGGCTGGGGTCCCCCTGAAAAGATGCTTAGCGGCAATGCCGTAGCAGATCTGTATGATTTTGACGATGCTGATTTTAATCCTGCTTTGGGGAGTATCGAAATCCGCGGCAACGGCCGGCGGGGCAAAGTCTTTGTGGCTGCCGGCATGGGAACCGGAGCAGTATTGTACAGGCTGCTGGCCAAAAAAGGTTTCAGGATTGCAACCGGGGTCCTGCATACCAATGATCTTGATTATTACGTGGCCGGATCATTAGGAGCGGAATGTGTGGTCCAGGCCCCCATGGAACCGGTCTCCGAAGATCAGTTTAATATGGCCGCAGCATTGGTAAAGCAGGCTGATTTTATAATTGATACAGGATTCGCGGCCGGAGATTTGAATCAAAGGAATATAGAACTTTTTAAATATGCCCTGGTGCAGAGTAAAAGGGTTATTACAATGCGCCGGCAAAGCAATGGTTTGTTTGAGGGCTTTAATTGCGAAGAATTGATTAAATGCTTCGGTGAAACTGAAATTTTGGAAAAGATGGAGCTTTTATTGTAA
- a CDS encoding TonB-dependent receptor — protein MEKYYNKILVLMFSLLFVLIFNCSLYAEDQTGRQDTETVKMEEMVVTSTRTEHSMLDTPSNISVITSKDIASMDAKTLPEVIKKLPGAFYSNASGLEPHLSLRGTRIGMSGGAMVILNGIPVSMGKFGYTDWESIPVENIERVEVVKGPLSSLYGGDSARGVINIVTKKSDKSVAGKVSFAAGDFHDRRYNALIYGSRDKFFYNLNAKTRRSRAYSNKSQVDNDYYNGEFGVYLADTVSLAFNFNVADKERTLARRLTEAEVKEDRNQATDYSYTENTDVITGLNLKVNQDIFDLTTTLYYKNRDKDYENYKMATKTPYKEELDEDVFGAKFIFTLKQPVAGKPNLLSAGFDYDNDQIDIENKKAASKTVGLPYTIADPKKSGDFKREEFGIFLQNEFSVIENLTLTAGIRYDYFEYDNDSDYDFSKGGALNYEDTPHYDKWNPRFAINYRPLNNFSIYGSYNKSYRAPNVYDYYYSASYSAKSAYTLKPEKFAQYEIGYRWFFTEWFNLDMSLFRIEIDDMLDTVYDQGGTYQGKQNISEVTIKGFEAAITGAPLKWLSYKLAYTYTDARYKSDTLVKDANKNVVSIRDNRLTKIPFNRVSADLDTTLFNINGYKLLWNVNMQYQDKYKMDKANDSEYKDYTLFNSKLNLSHKHFDIFVAAENLFDYQYDNYSYASYGKDYFYPAAGVTWFWGVAYKF, from the coding sequence ATGGAAAAGTATTATAATAAAATTTTAGTATTAATGTTCAGTCTTTTATTTGTATTGATATTTAACTGCTCTTTGTATGCCGAAGATCAAACAGGAAGGCAGGATACAGAAACTGTAAAAATGGAAGAAATGGTTGTCACATCCACCCGTACCGAACATAGCATGCTCGATACACCATCCAATATATCCGTTATTACCTCAAAGGATATTGCATCCATGGACGCCAAAACACTTCCTGAAGTAATAAAAAAACTCCCGGGCGCTTTTTATTCAAATGCATCCGGTCTTGAGCCCCACTTGTCCCTGCGCGGCACACGAATAGGGATGAGCGGAGGCGCTATGGTGATCCTTAACGGCATTCCGGTATCCATGGGTAAATTCGGTTATACCGACTGGGAAAGCATTCCTGTGGAAAATATCGAGCGGGTTGAAGTTGTGAAAGGACCGCTCTCGTCCCTGTATGGCGGTGATTCGGCTCGCGGTGTTATAAACATCGTAACCAAAAAAAGTGATAAATCTGTTGCCGGAAAGGTAAGCTTTGCTGCCGGAGATTTCCATGACAGGCGTTATAATGCTTTGATCTACGGCAGCCGGGACAAATTTTTTTATAATCTTAACGCTAAAACAAGAAGATCACGCGCATACTCCAATAAATCTCAGGTGGACAATGATTACTATAATGGTGAGTTCGGTGTTTATCTGGCGGATACTGTCAGTCTTGCGTTTAATTTCAACGTGGCTGACAAGGAGCGAACCCTTGCCAGGAGACTGACTGAAGCTGAAGTAAAGGAGGATCGCAATCAGGCCACGGATTACAGTTATACTGAAAATACTGATGTTATCACAGGTCTGAATCTTAAGGTAAACCAGGATATTTTTGATTTAACCACAACCCTTTATTACAAAAATAGGGATAAAGATTACGAAAACTATAAAATGGCAACAAAGACTCCTTACAAGGAAGAGCTGGATGAAGATGTTTTTGGCGCCAAATTTATATTTACCTTAAAACAACCCGTTGCAGGCAAACCAAACCTGCTATCCGCAGGATTTGATTATGATAATGATCAGATAGACATTGAAAATAAAAAAGCGGCTTCAAAAACTGTCGGGTTGCCATATACAATCGCTGATCCAAAAAAATCGGGTGATTTTAAAAGGGAAGAATTCGGAATCTTTTTACAGAATGAGTTTTCCGTTATTGAAAATTTAACCTTAACGGCCGGCATCCGTTATGATTATTTTGAGTATGATAATGATTCGGATTATGATTTTAGTAAAGGTGGCGCCCTGAATTATGAGGATACTCCGCATTATGACAAATGGAATCCGAGATTCGCAATAAATTACAGACCGTTAAATAATTTTAGTATTTATGGAAGCTATAATAAATCCTATCGCGCTCCCAATGTATATGATTATTATTACAGTGCGTCATATTCAGCAAAAAGCGCCTATACATTAAAGCCCGAGAAATTTGCTCAATATGAAATCGGATATAGATGGTTTTTCACAGAATGGTTCAATCTGGATATGAGTCTTTTCAGAATCGAAATTGATGACATGCTTGATACGGTTTATGATCAGGGCGGCACATATCAGGGTAAACAGAATATCAGTGAAGTCACTATCAAAGGTTTTGAAGCGGCAATTACAGGAGCGCCCTTAAAATGGCTCAGTTACAAGCTTGCCTATACCTATACGGATGCGCGTTATAAAAGTGATACTCTTGTGAAAGATGCCAATAAAAATGTGGTTTCCATTCGTGATAACAGGCTTACAAAAATCCCGTTTAATAGAGTGAGCGCTGATCTGGATACAACTTTATTTAATATTAACGGTTACAAGTTGCTCTGGAATGTCAACATGCAGTACCAGGACAAGTATAAAATGGATAAAGCCAATGATTCGGAATATAAGGACTATACATTGTTTAATTCCAAATTAAATTTGAGCCATAAGCATTTTGATATTTTTGTTGCTGCTGAAAATTTGTTTGACTATCAATATGACAATTATTCATATGCCAGCTATGGCAAGGATTATTTCTATCCTGCCGCCGGAGTAACCTGGTTTTGGGGAGTGGCGTACAAGTTTTAG
- a CDS encoding radical SAM/SPASM domain-containing protein — protein sequence MSTYTWGKYPRYLVLLLTTECNLHCVYCYREERGPVQSMTREVAEKGLRLAAATGHTFHVQLTGGEPTLEPELIEWIASFIRKKSLPATIGIQTNGTILDASLIRMFKRYDIQVGVSLDGPPDFHEKLRGKSGPTIKGLKLLSDHDLPFRVTCVVTGQNVAVMDRLALLLGFFPTARGIALDLLVCKGHALKGDCVSPPSPAELKNGLKKLVQTLGWINVNRSHQIKLRELESLKQAAHKDNQFHFCHASKGEAMAVHPDGTIYPCAQTVGDPCFACGTVEAPNKESFDVLGKYSLRSEQCNDCSVSGFCPGDCLSRLYYNDEQTRGLACVMYQTLWKKCITWD from the coding sequence ATGTCTACGTATACCTGGGGTAAATATCCCCGATATCTTGTGCTTTTGCTGACAACGGAATGTAATCTTCACTGTGTATATTGCTACAGGGAAGAACGCGGCCCTGTTCAGAGCATGACCCGGGAGGTCGCTGAAAAAGGTTTGCGTCTTGCCGCTGCAACCGGACATACTTTTCATGTGCAGTTGACAGGCGGTGAGCCCACCCTTGAACCGGAATTAATCGAATGGATTGCATCGTTTATCCGAAAAAAGAGCCTGCCCGCCACCATCGGAATCCAAACCAATGGAACCATTCTGGATGCCTCGCTGATAAGAATGTTCAAGCGTTACGACATTCAGGTGGGAGTCAGTCTGGACGGGCCCCCGGATTTTCATGAAAAACTCCGGGGGAAATCAGGCCCAACCATAAAGGGATTAAAACTTTTGTCGGATCATGATCTCCCCTTTCGGGTGACGTGCGTAGTAACAGGGCAAAATGTAGCTGTAATGGATCGACTGGCGCTGCTTCTCGGTTTTTTTCCTACTGCCAGGGGCATTGCGTTAGATCTTCTGGTTTGCAAAGGGCATGCACTTAAAGGTGATTGTGTAAGCCCTCCGTCTCCCGCAGAACTGAAAAACGGATTAAAAAAACTGGTGCAAACATTGGGCTGGATCAATGTAAACCGTTCCCATCAGATCAAGCTGCGGGAACTGGAATCACTAAAGCAGGCTGCCCATAAAGATAATCAGTTCCATTTCTGTCATGCGTCTAAAGGAGAAGCAATGGCAGTTCATCCGGACGGCACGATTTATCCGTGCGCGCAGACAGTGGGTGATCCCTGTTTTGCCTGCGGAACCGTTGAGGCGCCGAATAAAGAAAGTTTTGATGTATTGGGAAAATACAGCTTGCGGAGCGAACAATGTAATGATTGTTCTGTTTCCGGATTTTGTCCCGGTGATTGCCTCAGCAGGCTTTATTATAATGACGAGCAAACCCGGGGTCTGGCATGTGTTATGTATCAGACCCTATGGAAAAAATGTATCACCTGGGATTAG
- a CDS encoding FecCD family ABC transporter permease, with amino-acid sequence MDNMTREIIFYNRKRLYLFFSLLLFFLIAAGGINMTTGSMNISLPDFFNIIFKHFTGTTEGFIVWKIRIPRALASILGGAYLAVAGLLLQVFFRNPIVGPFILGISSGATLVVSLVMLTALGFGIPGLNPFLITMAAFIGAGGAMLIIMSIASKVKSGVTLLIAGLMIGYLCHAVTSVIIAFAEAENVKGFTLWQLGSFSGFKGSELNIMIFAGGILLILAFGLSKPLNAFLLGEEYACSMGVNIKLFRILILLCSCGLAGLVTSFAGPVAFIGLAVPHITRLIFSTSDNRILIPGAVLLGGAITCFCDLIARSLFAPVELPISAITSFFGAPIVIILLLKRSSSL; translated from the coding sequence ATGGATAATATGACACGGGAAATAATTTTTTATAACAGGAAGAGACTCTATCTCTTTTTTTCTCTCCTGCTTTTTTTCTTGATTGCTGCCGGTGGAATTAACATGACAACCGGTTCAATGAATATAAGCCTGCCTGATTTTTTTAATATTATTTTTAAACATTTTACAGGGACAACAGAGGGGTTCATTGTCTGGAAAATAAGAATTCCAAGGGCCCTGGCATCAATCCTGGGCGGCGCTTACCTCGCTGTTGCCGGGTTGCTGCTCCAGGTTTTTTTCCGTAATCCGATTGTCGGGCCGTTTATCCTGGGGATATCATCCGGTGCGACCCTGGTTGTGTCACTTGTAATGCTGACGGCACTGGGATTTGGTATACCGGGGTTGAACCCGTTTCTTATTACCATGGCGGCCTTTATCGGCGCAGGAGGCGCAATGCTTATTATTATGAGCATCGCCTCCAAAGTAAAAAGCGGGGTGACTTTGCTCATCGCAGGTTTGATGATCGGGTATCTTTGCCATGCTGTTACAAGTGTAATTATCGCCTTTGCGGAGGCTGAAAACGTTAAAGGCTTTACTCTGTGGCAGCTCGGCAGCTTTTCAGGATTCAAAGGATCGGAACTTAATATTATGATCTTTGCCGGAGGGATACTGCTGATTTTAGCCTTTGGATTAAGCAAGCCTTTAAACGCTTTTCTTCTGGGTGAAGAGTATGCTTGCTCCATGGGCGTTAATATAAAGCTGTTTCGGATTTTAATCCTGTTATGCTCCTGCGGGCTGGCTGGCCTTGTAACATCCTTTGCCGGACCGGTTGCATTTATCGGACTGGCGGTTCCGCATATAACCCGCCTGATTTTTTCCACTTCCGATAACAGGATTCTTATTCCGGGCGCAGTACTATTGGGAGGGGCCATAACCTGCTTCTGTGATCTGATAGCCAGATCTCTTTTTGCTCCGGTTGAACTTCCAATAAGCGCAATTACATCTTTTTTCGGGGCGCCTATTGTCATTATCCTGCTCTTGAAAAGGAGTTCCTCCCTATGA
- a CDS encoding type II toxin-antitoxin system VapC family toxin: protein MMKTLQGFNSVFCDASFFVALFSKKDSKHKRALELFKEIKEYRILIYTSWFIISETMTVLLYRYGYTEALTFNQSIDLYRILNSSESQHHKAIALFDLFAGDKKISFVDALSYILIKAKLADIPAISFDKDFKTLGLTTIS from the coding sequence ATGATGAAAACATTACAAGGTTTTAACTCTGTCTTTTGTGACGCCAGCTTCTTTGTTGCACTGTTTTCAAAAAAAGACTCAAAACACAAACGCGCTTTAGAACTTTTTAAAGAGATCAAAGAATATCGAATACTGATCTATACGTCATGGTTTATTATTTCAGAGACCATGACCGTTCTTCTTTATAGATACGGTTACACTGAAGCCCTGACGTTCAACCAGTCGATTGATCTTTACAGAATACTCAACTCAAGTGAAAGTCAGCATCATAAGGCCATTGCATTATTCGATCTCTTTGCCGGTGATAAAAAAATTTCTTTTGTAGATGCCCTTTCATATATCCTTATAAAGGCTAAACTCGCAGACATCCCTGCCATCTCTTTTGATAAAGATTTTAAAACTCTTGGACTGACTACCATCTCATGA